CTATTTCATTTAATGTGTAGATAATGCTTGATCTTGCTGTGTAATTTTTGGTCTTTTCTAATCGCTCAAGTAAAGGGTTGACAGCCAACTCTCCAAATTCTACTACTGCCCTTACAGGAACGCCACCACATTCTACAACACCCACTATTCCTTGTATTGCCCTTTCATCCTTTAACCTAATTACTGTATCAGCTAGATCTATATGATATTCTCCATATCCTTCGCCATACACCTCATTCATAAATTTAATCTTCATTTTAGTCTCATCTCCTCTACATCTTTCATATTCCTTTTGCCACTCTTCCCACCATTTTTCCCCAAGAGCATTTTCCTCTTCTAATAAATTAATCAAAGCCAATTTTATCCTTTCATCATTTATAAAATTTGGCACACCATAGTAAATGGCTTTAGCTCTTTCTCCCCAATTAGGATGGTTTAATAATCCCAATATTTCTTCAACACCCATCTTTTTTATTTCTTCTACACTAACTTCACAAAATGCGAAGTCTAAAAAGAATAAAAGAATTATTCCCATCAATCCACTTGCTAAAATCTTTTTCATCTTTTATTTCCCCCTTTTTAAGTTTTTAATGAAAACGCCAATCCATATGAACCCAAGCACCCGTTTGTTGTCGTGGTTCTATGTAATCAGCATTAGCCGCTGTTGCTGCATCAGCCAATTCATCCCATTCATCTGGCTCTATGATACCATTATTATTTATATCTACCACAGCAATATCAGCCGCATCTCCATATATATGTCTACTTTCTGGAGCCGTAGGATTTACTTGAAGTTGACGAATAGGATTTCTATAACCACTATTAACTATCATAGGATAACCATAATTTGCCCTTGTGGCTTCTAATCCTGTATACAAAATAGGTCTAAGCACAGCCCAACTATATCTATTCCCTGTAGTTGGATTTATACTCGAGTTTAACTCATTAAATGAAAAATTTGGACTTCCACCACCATTGACAAACTCATTCCTAGCTGGTCTTCTTGCTTTATTCATATCAATGTATTCCTGCCTACATTGATCCCTTTCATCCTGTGTCACATACCTTGGGGTTGATGTTGCCCTTAGGTTATTGGCAGTGACAAAGGCTCTAATTCTATAACTTAAGGGAAATCTACGACCATTAGGTGCAGCTGGGGCAGTAATGGTAAGATTGACATCATTACCCCTTTCTGGATCAGCTGGATTGCCACTTTGGTAATTATCCCTTGGGTCATCGTCAATCTCCCACTCTATCTGGCTGTTATAAGCTGCATCCAGATAATCTGGCTTTATATCCGCAAGACAACGAATCCGATTCTCACCCGGTTGGGTGGTAAATGAAATGTTGTCGTTAGGTAGTGTTATCTGTGATATGGTTAATGATAGTTCTATTCCCAGGCTATAATTCCCCGACCCACTAGAGCTGTAATTAAACACCCTTATCCAGATGTAGCCACTTCTGGTCAATGTGCATTCATCTGGCCTTCCTCTTCCATAGGTTGACTGGGCAATAAGAGGACCGGCAGAGGATTGGTCTCCAGAGTAAACAAAGAGGTCATAATCAATGTGAGAATCCATTGTTAACCTTATCC
Above is a window of bacterium DNA encoding:
- a CDS encoding D-Ala-D-Ala carboxypeptidase family metallohydrolase, producing the protein IRLTMDSHIDYDLFVYSGDQSSAGPLIAQSTYGRGRPDECTLTRSGYIWIRVFNYSSSGSGNYSLGIELSLTISQITLPNDNISFTTQPGENRIRCLADIKPDYLDAAYNSQIEWEIDDDPRDNYQSGNPADPERGNDVNLTITAPAAPNGRRFPLSYRIRAFVTANNLRATSTPRYVTQDERDQCRQEYIDMNKARRPARNEFVNGGGSPNFSFNELNSSINPTTGNRYSWAVLRPILYTGLEATRANYGYPMIVNSGYRNPIRQLQVNPTAPESRHIYGDAADIAVVDINNNGIIEPDEWDELADAATAANADYIEPRQQTGAWVHMDWRFH